In Monodelphis domestica isolate mMonDom1 chromosome 4, mMonDom1.pri, whole genome shotgun sequence, one DNA window encodes the following:
- the LOC107652307 gene encoding zinc finger protein 665-like — MFINDSKLILHQRIHTGEKPFKCNDCGKVFSHRSKLIIHQRIHTGEKPFKCDDCGKAFNQNSNLVQHQRIHTGEKPFKCNDCGKTFNQNFNLSVHQRIHTSERPFQCNDCGKAFNQSSHLLQHQRIHTGEKPFKCDDCGKAFNQSSHLLQHQRIHTGEKPFKCHDCGKAFIRSSTLLQHQRIHTDEKPFKCDDCGKAFYQNSHLLKHHRIHTGEKPFKCNDCGKTFNQSSHLLQHQRIHTGEKPFKCNDCGKAFSQRSKLIIHQRIHTGEKPFKCNDCGKAFNQSSHLLQHQRIHTGEKPFKCNDCGKAFSQRSKLIIHQRIHTGEKPFKCNDCGKAFNQSSHLLQHQRIHTGEKPFKCDDCRKAFNQNSHLLQHQSIHTGEKPFKCNDCEKAFNGSSTLLKHQRIHTGEKPFKCNDCGKAFNQNSHLLQHQRIHTGEKPFQCHDCGKAFNQSSNLLKHQRIHTGEKPFKCNDCGKAFNRSSNLIVHQRIHTGKLIRKS, encoded by the coding sequence atgtttattaatgactcaaaacttattttacatcagaggattcatactggtgagaagccttttaaatgtaatgattgtgggaaagtCTTCAGTCATAGGTCAAAACTTATtatacaccagagaattcatactggtgagaagccatttaaatgtgatgattgtgggaaggcctttaatcagaattccaacctcgttcaacaccagagaattcatactggtgagaagccatttaaatgtaatgattgtgggaagacCTTTAATCAGAATTTCAACCTCTCTGttcaccaaagaattcatactagTGAGAGGCCATTTCAATGTAATGactgtgggaaggcctttaatcagagttcccacctccttcaacaccagagaattcatactggtgagaagccatttaaatgtgatgattgtgggaaggcctttaatcagagttcccacctccttcaacaccagaggattcatactggtgagaagccttttaaatgtcatgattgtgggaaggcctttattcGGAGTTCCaccctccttcaacaccagagaattcatactgatgagaagccatttaaatgtgatgattgtgggaaggccttttaTCAGAATTCCCACCTCCTTAAACACcacagaattcatactggtgagaagccatttaaatgtaatgattgtggtaagacctttaatcagagttcccacctccttcaacaccagagaattcatactggtgagaagccttttaaatgtaatgattgtggtaAGGCCTTCAGTCAAAGGTCAAAACTTattatacatcagagaattcacactggtgagaagccttttaaatgtaatgattgtgggaaggcctttaatcagagttcccacctccttcaacaccagagaattcatactggtgagaagccttttaaatgtaatgattgtggtaAGGCCTTCAGTCAAAGGTCAAAACTTattatacatcagagaattcacactggtgagaagccttttaaatgtaatgattgtgggaaggcctttaatcagagttcccacctccttcaacaccaaagaattcatactggtgagaagccatttaaatgtgatgattgtaggaaggcctttaatcagaattcccacctccttcaGCACCAGAgtattcatactggtgagaagccttttaaatgtaatgattgtgagaAGGCCTTTAATGGGAGTTCTACCCTTCttaaacaccagagaattcatactggtgagaagccatttaaatgtaatgattgtgggaaggcctttaatcagaattcccacctccttcagcaccagagaattcatactggtgagaagccatttcaatgtcatgattgtgggaaggcctttaatcagagttccaACCTCCttaaacaccagagaattcatactggtgagaagccatttaaatgtaatgattgtgggaaggcctttaatcggagttcaaatttaattgtccatcagagaattcatactggaaagCTCATTAGAAAATCATGA